One stretch of Streptomyces sp. NBC_01142 DNA includes these proteins:
- a CDS encoding TetR/AcrR family transcriptional regulator → MRQNLARRAALVDAAIEVLARDGARGLTFRAVDAAADVPKGTASNYFSNRDDLLTQAGGRIYERMRPDEATMEAMQAGPATRARTAVLVREVVERVSAFRTGYLALLELRLEATRRPELRAVLTARVKGDVEENVHHHLASGLPGDADAVKMIYLAANWLVVERLTLPDVFPEKEAGDLITALVERLLPADEE, encoded by the coding sequence ATGAGGCAGAACCTGGCCCGGCGCGCGGCGCTCGTGGACGCGGCGATCGAAGTCCTCGCCCGGGACGGCGCACGAGGGCTGACCTTCCGGGCCGTCGATGCCGCGGCGGACGTGCCCAAGGGCACCGCGTCCAACTACTTCTCCAACCGCGACGACCTGCTCACCCAGGCCGGGGGCCGCATCTACGAGCGGATGCGCCCGGACGAAGCAACGATGGAGGCCATGCAGGCCGGCCCGGCCACCCGCGCGCGGACCGCGGTGCTGGTGCGTGAAGTGGTGGAGCGTGTCTCCGCGTTCCGTACGGGATACCTCGCCCTGCTCGAGCTGCGGCTGGAGGCCACCCGCCGCCCCGAGCTGCGCGCGGTGCTCACCGCACGCGTCAAGGGGGACGTCGAGGAGAACGTCCACCACCATCTGGCGTCCGGACTGCCCGGCGACGCCGACGCGGTCAAGATGATCTACCTGGCCGCCAACTGGCTGGTGGTGGAGCGGCTGACGCTGCCCGATGTCTTCCCGGAGAAGGAGGCGGGCGATCTGATCACCGCCCTGGTGGAGCGGCTGCTCCCGGCGGACGAGGAGTGA
- a CDS encoding pyridoxal 5'-phosphate synthase, which produces MDNDQQETFRRLLHAQRVWDTALPAFDPAAAPRAPLPLFHQWFAEAVAAGQPEPHTMTLATVDDQGRPDLRTLMLHDADERGWHFASHVTSTKGRQLAAHPEAALGFYWAAQGRQIRIRGRVTPAPATESQADLHARSTGALAAALTGRQSELLTSKEELARVSQAAWEQAQAEPDAPVPTWTRYALQPYEAEFFQGDARRQHVRLRYRREEDGWATELLWP; this is translated from the coding sequence ATGGACAACGACCAGCAGGAAACGTTCCGCAGGCTCCTGCACGCGCAGCGGGTCTGGGACACCGCCCTGCCCGCCTTCGACCCGGCCGCCGCGCCCCGCGCACCACTACCGCTGTTCCACCAGTGGTTCGCGGAGGCCGTGGCGGCCGGCCAGCCCGAGCCGCACACCATGACCCTGGCCACCGTGGACGACCAGGGTCGCCCCGACCTGCGGACGCTGATGCTGCACGACGCGGACGAGCGGGGCTGGCACTTCGCCTCGCACGTCACCAGCACGAAGGGCCGGCAGCTGGCCGCGCACCCCGAGGCCGCGCTCGGCTTCTACTGGGCGGCACAGGGCCGCCAGATCCGGATCCGGGGCCGGGTGACCCCGGCCCCGGCGACCGAGAGCCAGGCCGATCTGCACGCCCGCTCGACGGGTGCGCTGGCCGCCGCGCTGACCGGCCGCCAGAGCGAACTCCTCACTTCGAAGGAGGAGTTGGCAAGAGTTTCACAGGCCGCCTGGGAGCAGGCGCAGGCCGAGCCCGACGCGCCCGTACCGACCTGGACGCGCTACGCCCTGCAGCCGTACGAGGCCGAGTTCTTCCAGGGCGACGCGCGGCGGCAGCACGTACGCCTGCGCTACCGCCGCGAAGAGGACGGCTGGGCAACGGAGCTGCTCTGGCCCTGA
- a CDS encoding Zn-ribbon domain-containing OB-fold protein, whose translation MTVASRFDLPEADDFTRPFWDAAAEGRLLIRRCGACARAHHYPREFCPYCWSEDVVWERASGRATLYTWSVVHRNDLPPFGSRVPYTAAVVELAEGPRMMTEAVECAEGELSIGMELEVTFRRDGGGNGGVGDGGVAVPVFRPARPRSQGQSSSVAQPSSSRR comes from the coding sequence ATGACCGTCGCTTCCCGGTTCGACCTTCCCGAGGCCGACGACTTCACCCGCCCCTTCTGGGACGCCGCCGCCGAGGGGCGGCTGCTGATCCGTCGCTGCGGCGCATGCGCCAGGGCTCACCACTACCCGCGCGAATTCTGTCCGTACTGCTGGAGCGAGGATGTCGTCTGGGAGCGGGCGAGCGGCCGCGCCACGCTCTATACCTGGTCCGTCGTCCACCGCAACGACCTGCCGCCGTTCGGCTCCCGGGTCCCGTACACCGCCGCCGTCGTCGAGCTCGCCGAGGGCCCGCGGATGATGACCGAGGCCGTGGAGTGCGCGGAGGGGGAGCTGAGCATCGGGATGGAGCTGGAGGTCACCTTCCGCCGGGACGGCGGCGGCAACGGTGGTGTCGGCGACGGCGGGGTGGCCGTGCCCGTCTTCCGGCCGGCGCGCCCGCGGTCTCAGGGCCAGAGCAGCTCCGTTGCCCAGCCGTCCTCTTCGCGGCGGTAG
- a CDS encoding NAD(P)/FAD-dependent oxidoreductase, giving the protein MPDEKDIDRTNDRPVYIIGGGPGGLATAAALRERGVRAVVLEKSASVGASWRRHYDRLHLHTTRKLSGLPGLTMPRSFGRWVSRDDVIRYLEKYAEFHELEIVTGVEVSRIDPSGSDWVLQATGGRELTGRAVVVATGCNHTPQLPDWPGRESYTGELLHAGAYRNPAPYAGKDVLVVGVGNTGAEIAVDLVEGGAARVRLAVRTTPHIVRRSTAGWPAQRTGILVRRLPVRLVDRAGDVIGRISVPDLTDRGLPRPDTGLYSRVKEGAIPVQDVGLIDAVRSGTVEPVAALDSFDAGKVILADGTRITPDTVIAATGYRRALEGLVGHLGVLDDRGRPTAHGGRSPAQAPGLYFTGFTNPISGTIRELAIDARKIAKKLAASAN; this is encoded by the coding sequence ATGCCCGACGAAAAGGACATCGACCGCACGAACGACCGGCCCGTCTACATCATCGGCGGAGGACCCGGCGGTCTCGCGACGGCCGCCGCGCTGCGGGAGCGGGGCGTACGGGCCGTGGTGCTGGAGAAGTCCGCATCGGTCGGCGCCTCCTGGCGCCGCCACTACGACCGGCTGCACCTGCACACGACCCGGAAGCTGTCCGGCCTGCCCGGTCTCACGATGCCCCGGTCGTTCGGGCGCTGGGTGTCCCGGGACGATGTGATCCGGTACCTGGAGAAGTACGCGGAGTTCCATGAGCTGGAGATCGTGACGGGGGTCGAGGTCTCCCGGATCGATCCCTCGGGTTCCGACTGGGTGCTGCAGGCGACGGGCGGCCGCGAGCTGACCGGGCGGGCGGTCGTGGTGGCCACCGGCTGCAACCACACCCCGCAGCTGCCCGACTGGCCGGGCCGGGAGTCCTACACCGGCGAACTGCTGCACGCGGGTGCCTACCGCAACCCCGCCCCGTACGCGGGCAAGGACGTCCTGGTCGTCGGCGTCGGCAACACGGGCGCAGAGATCGCCGTCGACCTGGTCGAGGGCGGCGCCGCGCGGGTCCGCCTTGCCGTGCGGACGACCCCGCACATCGTGCGCCGCTCGACGGCGGGCTGGCCGGCCCAGCGCACCGGCATCCTGGTCCGCCGCCTGCCGGTCCGCCTCGTGGACCGGGCGGGCGACGTCATAGGCAGGATCTCGGTCCCCGACCTCACGGACCGCGGCCTGCCCCGCCCGGACACAGGTCTGTACTCCCGCGTGAAAGAGGGCGCCATCCCGGTCCAGGACGTGGGCCTGATCGACGCGGTCCGCTCCGGCACGGTCGAACCGGTCGCGGCGCTCGACTCCTTCGATGCCGGCAAGGTGATCCTGGCGGACGGCACCCGCATCACCCCGGACACGGTGATCGCGGCAACGGGCTACCGGCGGGCGCTGGAGGGTCTGGTCGGCCATCTCGGCGTACTGGACGACCGCGGCAGACCGACGGCCCACGGCGGCCGGTCACCCGCGCAGGCGCCGGGGCTGTACTTCACCGGGTTCACCAACCCCATCAGCGGGACGATCCGAGAGCTGGCGATCGACGCACGCAAGATCGCCAAGAAGCTGGCCGCGTCCGCGAACTGA
- a CDS encoding acetate--CoA ligase family protein → MLGSTHGTLTSDLRARVVACGEHPRNAVHDTAEVTASDGDLDVSGRPLYAPVPDLDRFFRPGSVAVVGASDAEGRPRTGITRQLIDWAERVGARLYPVHPTRDTVFGLTCYPSVRELPEQVDLAVLLVGDPLPVVEELAEAKVKFAVAFASGYAETGEQGAAAQTRLAAAVERSGLRLLGPNTNLNAFEKFRDDLDGPAIALITQSGHQGRPVFTLQELGVRLSHWAPTGNEADLETADFISYFAERPEVGAIACYVEGLKDGRSFLLAADRAARRGVPVVAVKVGRTETGARMAASHTGKLTGADQVVDAAMRQFGVIRVDGLDELQDTSALLARARKPLADGVVVYSISGGTGAHFSDLATAAGLELPELSAAKQAELHTWIPEYLSVANPVDNGGHPVGDWRGRKIIDALLADPAVGVLICPITGPFPPMSDKLAQDLADAAEATDKLVCVVWGSPVGTETAYRETLLGSSRVATFRTFANCITAVRAYLDHHRFATGYLSPFDEAPRTPSPSFRKAQALMRPGKQLSEHAAKQLLRAYGIRVPREQLVTSAAAAVRAAGLVGYPVVMKASGTQLAHKTELGLVKVGLTSASQVRDAYRDLTDIARYENVDLDGILVCQMVERGVEMVVGVTQDALFGPTVTVGLGGVLVEVLHDSAVRVPPFGEDQARAMLGELRGRALLDGIRGGPPVDVDALVEVVLRVQRMALELGDELSELDINPLMVLPRGQGAVALDALAVCR, encoded by the coding sequence ATGCTTGGATCTACTCACGGCACCCTCACCTCCGACCTCCGCGCGCGAGTGGTGGCCTGCGGGGAGCATCCCCGCAACGCCGTCCATGACACGGCCGAGGTCACCGCCTCCGACGGCGACCTCGATGTCAGCGGACGTCCGCTGTACGCGCCCGTGCCCGATCTGGACCGGTTCTTTCGGCCGGGCTCCGTCGCCGTCGTCGGGGCGTCCGACGCCGAGGGACGGCCCCGTACCGGCATCACCCGGCAGCTCATCGACTGGGCCGAGCGCGTCGGGGCGCGGCTGTATCCCGTGCACCCCACCCGTGACACCGTCTTCGGGCTGACCTGCTACCCCTCCGTCCGCGAGCTGCCCGAGCAGGTCGATCTCGCCGTGCTGCTGGTCGGTGATCCGCTGCCGGTCGTCGAGGAACTCGCCGAGGCCAAGGTGAAGTTCGCCGTGGCCTTCGCCTCCGGGTATGCCGAGACCGGCGAGCAGGGGGCGGCGGCCCAGACACGGCTGGCTGCCGCGGTGGAACGCTCCGGACTGCGACTGCTCGGGCCGAACACCAACCTCAACGCCTTCGAGAAGTTCCGCGACGACCTCGACGGCCCGGCGATCGCCCTGATCACCCAGTCGGGACACCAGGGGCGGCCCGTCTTCACCCTGCAGGAGCTGGGCGTACGGCTCTCCCACTGGGCTCCGACGGGCAACGAGGCCGATCTGGAGACCGCCGACTTCATCTCGTACTTCGCCGAGCGGCCGGAAGTCGGGGCCATCGCCTGTTATGTGGAGGGGCTCAAGGACGGGCGCTCCTTCCTGCTCGCCGCCGACCGGGCCGCGCGGCGCGGGGTGCCGGTCGTCGCGGTCAAGGTCGGACGCACCGAGACCGGGGCGCGGATGGCCGCCTCGCACACCGGCAAGCTGACCGGCGCCGACCAGGTGGTGGACGCGGCGATGCGGCAGTTCGGCGTGATCCGGGTGGACGGGCTCGACGAACTCCAGGACACCTCCGCCCTGTTGGCGCGGGCGCGAAAGCCCCTCGCCGACGGGGTCGTCGTCTATTCGATCTCGGGCGGCACGGGCGCGCACTTCTCGGACCTGGCCACGGCTGCCGGGCTGGAGCTGCCGGAACTCTCCGCGGCCAAGCAGGCTGAGCTGCACACATGGATACCGGAGTACCTGAGTGTGGCGAATCCCGTCGACAACGGCGGGCACCCTGTGGGCGACTGGCGCGGGCGCAAGATCATCGACGCGCTCCTGGCCGACCCCGCGGTCGGGGTGCTGATCTGTCCGATCACCGGCCCCTTCCCGCCGATGAGCGACAAGCTCGCGCAGGACCTGGCGGACGCGGCGGAGGCCACGGACAAGCTGGTGTGCGTGGTGTGGGGGTCGCCGGTGGGCACGGAGACGGCGTACCGCGAGACGCTGCTCGGGTCCTCGCGCGTCGCCACCTTCCGTACCTTCGCCAACTGCATCACCGCGGTCCGCGCCTATCTGGACCACCACCGCTTCGCCACCGGCTACCTCTCCCCCTTCGACGAGGCGCCGCGCACCCCGTCCCCCTCCTTCCGCAAGGCGCAGGCACTGATGCGCCCGGGCAAGCAGCTGAGCGAGCACGCGGCGAAGCAGCTCCTTCGGGCGTACGGCATCCGCGTGCCGCGCGAGCAGCTGGTGACCAGCGCGGCGGCCGCGGTGCGGGCGGCCGGCCTGGTCGGCTACCCGGTCGTCATGAAGGCCTCCGGGACGCAGCTCGCCCACAAGACGGAGCTGGGCCTGGTCAAAGTCGGGCTGACCTCGGCCAGCCAGGTGCGCGACGCCTATCGCGACCTGACCGACATCGCCCGCTACGAGAACGTCGACCTGGACGGAATCCTGGTCTGCCAGATGGTCGAGCGAGGTGTGGAGATGGTCGTCGGGGTCACCCAGGACGCGCTGTTCGGCCCGACGGTGACGGTGGGCCTGGGCGGTGTGCTGGTGGAGGTCCTGCACGACTCGGCCGTACGCGTACCCCCCTTCGGCGAGGACCAGGCGCGCGCGATGCTCGGTGAACTGCGCGGCCGCGCCCTCCTGGACGGCATACGCGGCGGCCCGCCGGTGGATGTGGACGCCCTGGTCGAGGTCGTGCTGCGGGTCCAGCGGATGGCGCTCGAGCTGGGCGACGAGTTGTCGGAGCTGGACATCAACCCCCTGATGGTGCTGCCGCGCGGGCAGGGCGCGGTGGCGCTGGACGCACTCGCCGTGTGCCGGTGA
- a CDS encoding enoyl-CoA hydratase/isomerase family protein translates to MTSSPEEPVESLVLHSTDNGVSWITLNRPAAMNAVTWDQRERVISLLASASADPDVRAVVITATGKGFCVGADLRGTPPPGRERIAGDVARTIRLGAQRLVGAVLDCEKPVIAAVNGTAAGIGAHLAFACDLVLAAEPATFIEVFVRRGLVPDGGGAYLLPRLIGPHRAKELMFFGDSLPAADAERLGLVNRVVPAQELEKTAREWAERLAAGPTRALALTKQLVNASLDSDRATAFAAEAAAQEINMTTRDANEGVASFVERRTPEYKGR, encoded by the coding sequence ATGACTTCCTCCCCCGAAGAACCCGTTGAATCATTGGTACTGCACAGCACTGACAACGGCGTCTCCTGGATCACCCTCAACCGCCCCGCGGCCATGAACGCCGTCACATGGGACCAGCGGGAACGGGTCATCTCGCTGCTTGCCTCCGCCTCCGCCGACCCCGATGTACGGGCCGTCGTCATCACCGCCACCGGCAAGGGCTTCTGCGTCGGTGCCGATCTGCGCGGTACGCCGCCGCCCGGCCGTGAGCGGATCGCCGGGGACGTCGCGCGGACGATACGGCTGGGGGCTCAGCGCCTCGTCGGAGCCGTACTCGACTGCGAGAAGCCCGTCATCGCCGCCGTCAACGGCACCGCCGCCGGCATCGGCGCCCATCTCGCTTTCGCCTGCGATCTCGTACTCGCCGCCGAACCGGCCACGTTCATCGAGGTGTTCGTACGGCGCGGACTCGTCCCGGACGGCGGCGGGGCGTACCTCCTGCCCCGGCTGATCGGGCCGCACCGCGCCAAGGAGCTGATGTTCTTCGGCGACTCGCTCCCGGCCGCGGACGCGGAGCGGCTCGGGCTCGTCAACCGGGTCGTCCCGGCGCAGGAGCTGGAGAAGACCGCCCGGGAGTGGGCGGAACGGCTGGCCGCCGGACCGACCAGGGCCCTCGCGCTCACCAAGCAGCTGGTGAACGCCTCACTCGACTCCGACCGCGCCACCGCGTTCGCCGCCGAGGCTGCCGCCCAGGAGATCAACATGACCACGCGGGACGCGAACGAGGGTGTGGCGAGTTTCGTGGAGCGGCGCACGCCCGAGTACAAGGGGCGCTAG
- a CDS encoding flavin reductase family protein: MAATAVRYLRSVGAPTATEPFDAPAATAAGGYPLPRPGLRAVGDDERLPVAPAEFRHVLGHFATGVTVITACDEDGPAGFACQSFASLSLDPPLVAFMVARTSTTWPRIARAGSFCVNVLGAHQGELCRGFAVSGADKFAGVAHTGSPVTGSPLLEGVPAWIDCTIQTVHTGGDHLIVVGRVAALGAVEASAGAEEVPLLFHRGKFGRFSA; this comes from the coding sequence ATGGCGGCCACCGCCGTCCGATACCTCAGGTCGGTCGGGGCCCCCACGGCCACCGAGCCCTTCGACGCGCCCGCGGCCACCGCCGCCGGCGGGTACCCCCTGCCGCGCCCCGGCCTGAGGGCCGTCGGCGACGACGAGCGACTGCCCGTCGCCCCGGCCGAATTCCGCCACGTGCTGGGGCACTTCGCGACCGGCGTCACCGTCATCACCGCCTGCGACGAGGACGGTCCTGCCGGGTTCGCCTGCCAGTCCTTCGCCTCCCTCTCGCTCGATCCGCCGCTGGTCGCCTTCATGGTCGCCCGCACATCGACGACATGGCCGCGCATCGCCCGCGCCGGGTCCTTCTGTGTCAACGTCCTGGGCGCCCACCAGGGCGAGCTGTGCCGCGGCTTCGCGGTGAGCGGCGCGGACAAGTTCGCCGGGGTCGCGCACACCGGATCGCCGGTGACCGGGTCACCGCTCCTGGAGGGCGTACCGGCCTGGATCGACTGCACGATCCAGACCGTGCACACCGGCGGCGACCATCTGATCGTGGTGGGCCGGGTCGCGGCCCTGGGCGCGGTGGAGGCGAGCGCGGGCGCCGAGGAGGTGCCACTGCTCTTCCACCGGGGGAAGTTCGGCCGCTTCAGCGCGTGA
- a CDS encoding MFS transporter yields the protein MLGDVPQTTAPHGSPQPLRRPPRIHRAWFVAAVAFVTIIGAAAFRSLPGLLIGPLHNEFHWSRGTIGFAVSVNLALYGLTAPFAAALMDRFGIRRVVAVALTVIAVGSGLTVFMTSSLQLILYWGLLVGLGSGSMALAFAATVTNRWFTERRGLVTGILTAASASGQLIFLPLLSWLVEQHGWRPASITVALSALAVVPFVWLLLRDHPADVGLAPYGATEFVPKPPPVTGAARRAVSVLFSAARTGPFWLLAGTFAICGASTNGLIQTHFVPAAHDHDMPIRAAASLLAVIGVFDVVGTIASGWFTDRFEARRLLAVYYALRGISLLFLPMLLAPSVHPPMLFFIVFYGLDWVATVPPTIALCREHYGDDSAIVFGWVLASHQVGAAVVAFAAGLARDVFGEYDVVWYASGALCAAAALMALVIRRRPPAPLSGAESVSPVSPVSAGSPVSPVSAVSAESLVKGADGTDAVTR from the coding sequence ATGCTGGGTGACGTGCCCCAGACAACCGCGCCACACGGCAGCCCGCAGCCCCTTCGTCGTCCTCCCCGTATCCACCGCGCGTGGTTCGTCGCGGCAGTGGCCTTTGTGACGATCATCGGGGCAGCGGCGTTCCGCTCCCTGCCGGGCCTGCTGATCGGTCCGCTGCACAACGAGTTCCACTGGTCACGCGGCACCATCGGCTTCGCGGTCTCGGTGAATCTCGCCCTGTACGGGCTGACGGCGCCGTTCGCGGCGGCGCTGATGGACCGCTTCGGCATCCGCCGGGTCGTCGCCGTCGCCCTGACAGTGATCGCCGTCGGCTCGGGCCTGACCGTCTTCATGACGTCGTCGTTGCAGCTCATCCTCTACTGGGGCCTGCTGGTCGGCCTCGGCAGCGGCTCGATGGCGCTGGCCTTCGCGGCGACGGTCACCAACAGGTGGTTCACCGAGCGCCGCGGTCTGGTCACCGGCATCCTGACGGCCGCCTCCGCCTCCGGCCAGCTCATCTTCCTGCCGCTGCTGTCCTGGCTGGTGGAGCAGCACGGCTGGCGTCCCGCGTCGATCACGGTGGCCCTGTCGGCGCTCGCCGTCGTGCCCTTCGTCTGGCTGCTGCTCCGTGACCACCCGGCGGATGTGGGCCTGGCGCCGTACGGTGCCACGGAGTTCGTCCCGAAGCCCCCACCGGTGACGGGGGCCGCGCGCCGCGCGGTGTCCGTTCTCTTCTCCGCCGCCCGCACGGGCCCGTTCTGGCTCCTCGCCGGTACGTTCGCGATCTGCGGCGCCTCGACGAACGGCCTGATCCAGACCCATTTCGTACCCGCGGCTCACGACCACGACATGCCGATCAGGGCGGCCGCGTCCCTGCTCGCGGTGATCGGCGTCTTCGACGTCGTCGGCACGATCGCCTCGGGCTGGTTCACCGACCGCTTCGAGGCGCGCCGGCTGCTGGCCGTCTACTACGCGCTGCGCGGTATCAGCCTGCTCTTCCTGCCGATGCTGCTCGCCCCGTCCGTCCACCCGCCGATGCTCTTCTTCATCGTCTTCTACGGCCTCGACTGGGTGGCCACGGTCCCGCCGACGATCGCCCTGTGCCGCGAGCACTACGGCGACGACAGTGCGATCGTCTTCGGCTGGGTACTGGCATCGCACCAGGTGGGCGCGGCGGTCGTCGCGTTCGCCGCCGGGCTGGCGCGGGACGTGTTCGGTGAGTACGACGTCGTCTGGTACGCCTCGGGCGCGCTGTGCGCGGCGGCCGCGCTGATGGCCCTGGTGATCCGCCGCCGGCCCCCGGCTCCCCTTTCGGGCGCGGAGTCGGTGTCGCCCGTGTCACCGGTGTCGGCGGGATCACCGGTGTCGCCGGTGTCGGCGGTGTCGGCGGAATCGCTGGTGAAGGGGGCGGACGGGACCGACGCGGTCACGCGCTGA
- a CDS encoding GlxA family transcriptional regulator has product MADAKRHETTGSAPKKHRIAVLAMPQVIPFELGIPHRIFGRAVSPGGDHLYEVVTCAPVPGFVQADADFSLYIEHGPEALAAADTVIVPAAYEPDVLYEEGRLPDELAQAFRHVRPGTRMASICTGSFVLAAAGYLDGRPATTHWHWADRFQRLFPSVKVDPDVLYIDDGDVLTSAGVAAGIDLCVHMVRRDHGAAVANDVARRSVVPPHRDGGQAQYIQRPLPAPQLATTTAARGWALGRLHEPIQLRDMAEQESMSVRTFTRRFREEVGVSPGQWLTQQRVERARHLLESTELSVDLVARDAGFGTAQSMRQHLQAVLGVPPTVYRRTFRAGAGSESPTDG; this is encoded by the coding sequence ATGGCCGACGCGAAGAGACACGAGACGACCGGCTCCGCACCCAAGAAGCACCGCATCGCCGTCCTCGCCATGCCCCAAGTGATCCCCTTCGAGCTGGGGATCCCCCACCGCATCTTCGGACGCGCTGTCTCCCCCGGCGGTGACCACCTCTACGAGGTCGTCACCTGCGCACCAGTACCCGGCTTCGTACAGGCCGATGCGGACTTCTCGCTGTACATCGAGCACGGCCCGGAGGCACTGGCCGCAGCGGACACGGTGATCGTGCCCGCCGCGTACGAGCCCGATGTGCTCTACGAGGAGGGCCGCCTCCCCGACGAGCTCGCCCAGGCATTCCGTCATGTCCGCCCCGGCACCCGTATGGCTTCCATCTGCACCGGCAGCTTCGTCCTCGCCGCCGCCGGCTATCTGGACGGCCGTCCCGCCACCACCCATTGGCACTGGGCGGACCGCTTCCAGCGCCTCTTCCCCTCCGTCAAGGTCGACCCGGACGTGCTGTACATCGACGACGGCGACGTCCTCACCTCGGCGGGCGTCGCGGCCGGCATCGACCTGTGCGTACACATGGTGCGGCGCGACCACGGGGCGGCCGTCGCCAACGACGTCGCCCGGCGCAGCGTCGTACCGCCGCACCGGGACGGCGGGCAGGCCCAGTACATCCAACGCCCCCTCCCCGCACCGCAGTTGGCAACCACAACCGCCGCACGCGGCTGGGCACTCGGCCGCCTCCACGAGCCGATCCAGCTGCGCGACATGGCGGAACAGGAGTCCATGAGCGTACGGACCTTCACGCGCCGCTTCCGCGAGGAGGTCGGTGTCAGCCCCGGCCAGTGGCTGACGCAGCAGCGTGTGGAGCGGGCCCGGCATCTGCTCGAATCCACGGAGCTGTCGGTCGACCTGGTGGCGCGGGACGCGGGCTTCGGTACGGCGCAGTCGATGCGGCAGCACCTCCAGGCAGTGCTGGGGGTCCCGCCGACCGTCTACCGGCGTACGTTCCGCGCCGGGGCCGGCAGCGAAAGCCCTACGGACGGATGA
- a CDS encoding Zn-dependent alcohol dehydrogenase: MRGVVFDGKQPQVVDDLEIRDPGPGEVLVAVAAAGLCHSDLSVIDGTIPFPVPVVLGHEGAGVVSAVGAGVTHVAPGDHVCLSTLANCGACADCDRGRPTMCRKAIGRPGRPFSRAGEPLFQFASNSAFAERTIVKAVQAVKIPSALPLTSAALIGCGVLTGVGAVLNRAKVDRGDTVVVIGTGGIGLNVLQGARIAGASTIVAVDSNPVKEAVARQFGATHFLGSAEAEDVREILPTGADHVFECVGNTALIRRAIELLDRHGQAILLGMPAATAEASFVPAGLFLDKSILGCRYGSSRPQRDIALYADLYRQGRLLLDELVTETYPVEDFAKAADDAHHGRVARGVLTF, from the coding sequence ATGAGAGGCGTCGTCTTCGACGGCAAGCAGCCCCAGGTGGTTGACGATCTGGAGATACGGGACCCGGGCCCCGGTGAGGTTCTCGTCGCCGTCGCCGCCGCCGGGCTGTGCCACAGCGATCTGTCGGTGATCGACGGCACGATCCCCTTCCCTGTGCCGGTGGTGCTCGGGCACGAGGGCGCCGGCGTCGTCTCGGCGGTCGGCGCGGGCGTCACCCATGTCGCGCCCGGCGACCATGTCTGCCTGTCCACCCTCGCCAACTGCGGCGCGTGCGCGGACTGCGACCGCGGGCGGCCCACGATGTGCCGCAAGGCGATCGGCCGGCCCGGCCGCCCCTTCTCCCGCGCCGGCGAACCCCTCTTCCAGTTCGCCTCCAACTCCGCATTCGCGGAACGGACGATCGTCAAGGCCGTCCAGGCCGTGAAGATCCCCTCCGCCCTGCCCCTCACCTCCGCCGCGCTGATCGGCTGCGGGGTCCTGACGGGTGTGGGAGCCGTACTGAACCGCGCGAAGGTCGACCGGGGCGACACCGTCGTCGTCATCGGGACCGGCGGCATCGGCCTCAACGTCCTCCAGGGCGCCCGGATCGCGGGTGCCTCCACGATCGTCGCCGTCGACTCGAACCCGGTGAAGGAGGCGGTGGCCCGGCAGTTCGGCGCGACGCACTTCCTCGGATCGGCGGAGGCGGAGGACGTACGGGAGATCCTGCCGACCGGTGCCGATCACGTCTTCGAATGCGTCGGGAACACCGCACTGATCCGCCGGGCGATCGAGCTGCTCGACCGGCACGGCCAGGCGATCCTCCTCGGGATGCCGGCGGCGACGGCGGAGGCGTCGTTCGTGCCCGCGGGCCTGTTCCTGGACAAGTCCATCCTGGGCTGCCGCTACGGCTCGTCGCGCCCGCAGCGTGACATCGCGCTCTACGCCGACCTGTACCGGCAGGGGCGGCTGCTCCTCGACGAACTGGTCACCGAGACCTACCCGGTCGAGGACTTCGCGAAGGCGGCGGACGATGCGCACCACGGGCGGGTGGCGCGCGGCGTGCTGACCTTCTGA